One genomic segment of Clostridium estertheticum subsp. estertheticum includes these proteins:
- a CDS encoding 2,3-butanediol dehydrogenase, whose amino-acid sequence MKAALWYGVRDVRVEEIEEPKVTKGNIKIKVKWCGICGSDLHEYLGGPIFIPVGEPHPISGNVAPVVLGHEFSGDVVEIGENVTNIKVGDRVTVEPIVACGKCPACKEGKYNLCSSLGFHGLCGSGGGLAEYTVFPEEYVHKIPDNMSYEQAALIEPIAVALHSIRMANFNTGDTAIVLGSGPIGLATIECLKAAGARLIIVLQRKSIRQEYAKRAGANVVLDPNEVDIAKEVKKLTGGVGVDAAFETTGAKIGFDIGIDSLKYEGTMVITSIWEGDVSFNPNVLVFTEKKIVGTLAYRHEFPSTIALMSDGRIKAEGYITKKIALDDIVEEGFAALTGPEKKKHVKILVTPDKSLLSDC is encoded by the coding sequence ATGAAAGCAGCATTATGGTATGGAGTAAGAGATGTTAGAGTTGAAGAAATAGAAGAACCAAAGGTTACTAAAGGAAATATTAAAATTAAAGTAAAGTGGTGTGGAATATGTGGATCAGATTTACACGAGTACCTAGGAGGACCAATTTTTATACCAGTTGGAGAACCCCATCCTATAAGTGGTAATGTTGCACCAGTTGTTTTAGGTCATGAATTTTCAGGTGACGTTGTAGAAATTGGAGAAAATGTAACTAATATTAAAGTTGGAGATAGAGTTACAGTGGAACCTATTGTAGCTTGTGGTAAATGTCCAGCATGTAAAGAAGGAAAATATAATCTTTGCTCATCATTAGGATTTCATGGACTTTGTGGAAGTGGCGGTGGACTTGCTGAATATACTGTATTCCCAGAAGAATATGTTCATAAAATACCTGACAATATGTCCTATGAACAAGCAGCATTGATAGAGCCAATAGCAGTTGCTCTTCATTCTATTAGAATGGCTAATTTTAATACAGGAGATACTGCGATTGTACTTGGTTCAGGCCCAATAGGTCTTGCAACAATAGAATGTCTAAAAGCTGCAGGAGCAAGACTTATAATAGTATTACAAAGAAAATCAATAAGACAAGAATATGCAAAAAGAGCAGGCGCAAATGTTGTTCTTGATCCAAATGAAGTTGATATAGCTAAGGAAGTTAAAAAACTTACAGGAGGAGTAGGTGTAGATGCAGCTTTTGAAACTACTGGAGCAAAAATAGGTTTTGATATAGGTATTGATAGTTTAAAATACGAAGGAACTATGGTTATAACAAGCATTTGGGAGGGTGATGTAAGCTTTAATCCAAATGTTTTGGTATTCACTGAAAAGAAAATAGTAGGAACATTAGCGTATAGGCATGAATTCCCATCAACAATTGCATTAATGAGTGATGGAAGAATTAAAGCTGAAGGATATATAACTAAAAAGATAGCTCTTGATGATATAGTAGAAGAAGGGTTCGCAGCTTTAACTGGACCAGAAAAGAAGAAACATGTAAAGATACTTGTAACACCAGATAAGTCGCTTTTATCTGACTGTTAA
- a CDS encoding plasmid pRiA4b ORF-3 family protein encodes MQICCTKKLQDEMGIVLQNETKEEDLFCWSVHLITVNRRKTIVVVNDSNRFGFVLYGLKAKQLKNLDELLIMGIRNCLRDEKIKEEIVEKYLKSAGGFIYAKTRGSKYVARLNKGCELVKGLGDSLELSELFQTSATRIMNKDIVKMSKESDYHYPYELLSKDLKIFAGEEIVRCEAVDLIVKLKLYPKIAWRRIITPINTTFKELHEILQVAFDWKDYHLYEFNVIDDEGKYVLNVISEFEEVYEESQGCKILLDSQVDISEYTNQKYRIVYCYDYGDNWEHEITIQGVNAKYDKNYPTCVMGAGNTPPEDVGGITGYKEFLKIMKNPNHDEYENIKRWAQGQRYKDYDSDSVNRRLKNVLRR; translated from the coding sequence ATGCAAATATGTTGTACAAAGAAACTACAAGATGAGATGGGAATAGTACTTCAAAATGAAACTAAAGAGGAAGATTTATTTTGCTGGAGTGTACATTTGATTACCGTAAATCGAAGAAAGACAATTGTTGTGGTAAACGATAGCAATAGATTTGGATTTGTTCTTTATGGGTTAAAAGCAAAACAATTAAAAAATTTAGATGAGTTACTCATTATGGGAATTAGAAATTGTTTGAGAGATGAAAAAATTAAGGAAGAAATAGTAGAGAAGTATCTAAAAAGTGCGGGAGGATTTATTTATGCAAAGACTAGAGGTTCAAAATATGTGGCGAGACTTAATAAAGGTTGTGAACTTGTAAAAGGACTTGGAGATAGTTTAGAATTAAGTGAACTTTTTCAAACTTCGGCAACTAGAATAATGAATAAGGACATTGTAAAAATGAGCAAGGAATCTGATTATCACTATCCGTATGAACTGCTAAGCAAGGATCTTAAAATATTTGCTGGTGAAGAAATTGTTAGATGTGAGGCAGTAGATTTAATAGTTAAACTTAAATTATATCCTAAAATAGCGTGGAGAAGAATTATAACTCCTATAAATACTACATTTAAGGAACTTCATGAAATACTCCAAGTCGCTTTTGATTGGAAAGACTACCATCTGTATGAATTCAATGTTATTGATGATGAAGGTAAATATGTCCTAAATGTTATTAGTGAATTTGAAGAAGTTTATGAAGAATCTCAAGGATGTAAAATACTTTTAGATTCACAGGTTGATATTTCAGAATATACTAATCAGAAATATCGAATAGTTTATTGTTATGACTACGGCGATAACTGGGAGCATGAAATTACTATACAAGGTGTTAATGCGAAGTATGATAAAAATTACCCAACTTGTGTAATGGGTGCTGGCAATACTCCACCAGAAGATGTTGGGGGTATTACTGGATATAAGGAATTTTTAAAAATAATGAAAAATCCTAATCATGATGAATATGAAAATATTAAAAGGTGGGCGCAAGGTCAGAGGTATAAGGATTATGATTCGGACTCTGTAAATAGACGTTTGAAAAATGTTTTGCGCAGATAA
- a CDS encoding YitT family protein, giving the protein MKKIDFNKNVLDFLFVSMGCLLIAFSITSILRPNGLITGGITGISIILEKLIHIKYTYINYMLSISVLTFAWISMGKREGIKIITLSIIFPIILIIFERFNYSFIKNDMMLASVYFGLICGIGSGLVLKRGFSMGGTDTIAKILHHKIFTFVSISEILLCIDGTLIASSVIVYNSNIALYAIISQIIMVNMIDAVMFGFGSKKVKLEIISDHHQAITQYIIHTIKRGVTSYEVKGGYKNLPRLKLLTLCSPRESMLIKRYIAETDPDAFVDVLPVISVWGKGIGFDRLSGE; this is encoded by the coding sequence GTGAAGAAAATTGACTTTAATAAAAATGTATTGGATTTCTTATTTGTAAGCATGGGTTGTTTATTGATTGCATTTTCAATTACTTCTATACTAAGACCAAATGGATTAATAACTGGTGGCATAACTGGGATATCTATAATACTAGAAAAATTAATTCATATTAAATATACCTATATCAATTATATGTTATCTATTTCAGTTTTAACTTTTGCTTGGATATCTATGGGGAAAAGAGAAGGTATAAAAATAATCACTCTCTCCATAATATTTCCTATTATACTAATAATTTTTGAAAGATTTAATTATAGCTTTATAAAAAATGATATGATGCTAGCTTCAGTTTATTTTGGACTTATTTGTGGAATTGGCTCTGGTCTTGTGCTAAAAAGAGGGTTTTCAATGGGAGGAACTGATACTATTGCGAAAATTCTTCATCATAAGATTTTTACCTTTGTAAGCATAAGTGAGATTCTACTTTGTATTGATGGAACACTAATTGCATCATCAGTTATAGTATATAATTCAAATATCGCACTTTATGCTATTATTTCACAAATTATAATGGTAAATATGATTGACGCTGTAATGTTTGGATTTGGTTCAAAGAAGGTGAAACTTGAGATAATAAGCGATCATCATCAAGCTATAACTCAATATATAATCCACACTATTAAAAGAGGAGTTACCAGTTATGAAGTAAAAGGTGGTTATAAAAATTTACCACGCTTAAAACTTCTAACACTCTGTTCTCCAAGAGAATCTATGTTAATTAAAAGGTATATAGCAGAAACTGATCCAGATGCCTTTGTAGATGTTTTGCCTGTAATCTCAGTATGGGGCAAAGGAATAGGATTTGATCGATTATCCGGAGAGTAA
- a CDS encoding short-chain fatty acid transporter, with translation MSNKKKSETGQVKEGFMARAGFVLADWSEKWFPDAYIFAIIAVVIVGLAALFMGRTPIQIGVDFGSHFWDLVPFAMQMAFVVISGYVVATSKPVNRLIVKLSAIPKTPKTAVAFVAFFAMVASLLSWGFSLIFSGILIREVSKRVKGVDYRAIGAAGYLGLGSIWALGLSSAPALLMTTKSSIPTSLYKISGTIPLTETIFTWQNLVMIIVLIVMSVTICYYSTPNADKAKTAEMAGINYGEGEDTKERTKAEKPGEWLEYSPILTFVIVSIGIVYVFNVINTKGPIAALDLNTYNFIFLMLGMLLHWTPRSFLNAAAKAIPATGGVLIQFPIYAGIFGVLMGSGLTELLMKFFLSISTQNTFPAIVGIYSAILGLFLPSGGGKFVVEAPYLLEAAKHLHVGLGWVVQVYNAAEALPNFINPFWMLPLMGIMGVKARDLAGFSILQLVFHLPVVIFMVWILAKTVPYIPAIF, from the coding sequence GTGAGTAATAAGAAAAAGAGCGAAACAGGACAGGTTAAAGAAGGATTCATGGCTCGCGCCGGATTTGTTCTCGCAGATTGGAGTGAAAAGTGGTTCCCAGATGCCTATATATTTGCGATTATTGCGGTGGTTATTGTAGGATTGGCAGCACTATTTATGGGACGTACTCCTATACAAATTGGTGTTGATTTTGGTTCTCACTTTTGGGATTTAGTACCATTCGCGATGCAAATGGCATTTGTTGTAATTAGTGGTTATGTCGTAGCTACGTCTAAACCAGTCAACAGGCTTATTGTAAAACTATCAGCTATTCCAAAAACTCCAAAGACTGCGGTTGCCTTCGTTGCTTTCTTTGCAATGGTTGCATCTTTGTTAAGTTGGGGATTTAGCTTAATTTTTAGTGGAATATTGATTCGAGAAGTGAGCAAACGGGTAAAAGGTGTTGATTACAGAGCGATAGGTGCAGCAGGATACCTTGGTCTCGGAAGTATTTGGGCTTTAGGACTTTCTTCCGCACCAGCGCTACTTATGACAACGAAGTCATCTATTCCTACTTCATTGTATAAAATTAGCGGTACAATACCACTTACAGAAACTATTTTTACTTGGCAAAACTTAGTAATGATTATAGTACTTATTGTTATGTCGGTTACAATTTGTTATTACTCTACTCCTAACGCAGATAAGGCTAAAACGGCAGAAATGGCTGGTATTAATTACGGAGAAGGGGAAGACACCAAGGAAAGAACCAAAGCTGAGAAGCCTGGTGAGTGGTTAGAGTATAGTCCTATATTAACTTTTGTAATCGTATCCATAGGAATTGTCTATGTTTTTAATGTAATTAACACTAAAGGGCCTATAGCTGCTCTAGATCTTAATACGTATAATTTTATCTTTTTAATGTTAGGTATGTTATTACACTGGACTCCAAGAAGTTTTTTGAATGCAGCAGCTAAGGCTATACCTGCTACTGGTGGTGTACTGATTCAATTCCCTATTTATGCAGGTATTTTTGGTGTGTTAATGGGTTCTGGGCTTACTGAATTATTAATGAAGTTTTTCCTTTCCATTTCTACTCAAAATACATTTCCAGCCATTGTTGGAATTTATTCTGCCATTCTAGGGCTCTTCCTTCCATCAGGCGGTGGAAAATTCGTAGTAGAAGCACCATATCTTCTTGAGGCGGCAAAACATTTACATGTTGGACTTGGATGGGTGGTGCAAGTATATAATGCAGCTGAGGCTTTACCGAATTTCATCAATCCTTTCTGGATGTTACCATTGATGGGTATTATGGGCGTGAAAGCAAGGGATCTTGCAGGATTTTCAATTTTGCAGTTAGTATTCCATTTGCCGGTTGTTATTTTTATGGTATGGATTTTGGCAAAAACGGTGCCTTATATTCCAGCAATCTTTTAA
- a CDS encoding hotdog domain-containing protein: MKSLIRLRMSAHDAHYGGNLVDGARMLQLFGDVATELLILNDGDEGLFKAYDAVEFLEPVYAGDYIEAVGEIVSVGNSSRKMIFEARKIIVPRPDINDSACDVLDEPIVVCKASGTCVVLKDKQRK; this comes from the coding sequence ATGAAATCTTTAATTAGATTAAGAATGAGTGCTCATGATGCACATTATGGTGGAAATTTAGTGGATGGAGCAAGAATGCTTCAATTATTCGGGGATGTGGCTACAGAACTTCTAATTCTAAATGATGGTGATGAAGGATTATTCAAAGCCTATGATGCTGTAGAGTTTTTAGAACCAGTTTATGCGGGAGATTATATAGAAGCGGTTGGAGAAATAGTGAGTGTAGGGAATTCTTCAAGAAAAATGATTTTTGAGGCAAGGAAGATTATAGTGCCAAGGCCAGATATAAATGATTCAGCTTGTGATGTATTAGATGAACCAATAGTTGTTTGCAAGGCAAGTGGAACTTGTGTGGTTCTAAAAGATAAACAAAGAAAATAG
- a CDS encoding 3-keto-5-aminohexanoate cleavage protein, which translates to MEKLIITAAICGAEVTKEHNLNVPYTILEIAMEAEKAYKAGASIIHLHVRKDDGTPTQDLIRFEACMEAIKERCPDVIIQPSTGGAVGMSNTERLQPINLRPEMATLDAGTCNFGGDDIFVNTENTIKEFGERMIESGVKPEIEVFDKGMVDMAIRLQKKGFIKTPMHFNFVMGVNGGINASPRDLLFMQESIPAGSTFTVSGIGRYEFQMVAMAIIMGGHVRVGFEDNVYIEKGVPAKSNAELVERVVRIAKDLSREIATPHEARKILGLLP; encoded by the coding sequence ATGGAAAAATTAATAATTACTGCGGCTATATGCGGAGCGGAAGTTACAAAAGAACACAATCTAAATGTGCCTTATACTATTCTTGAAATAGCAATGGAAGCTGAAAAAGCATATAAAGCAGGAGCTAGCATTATTCATTTGCATGTAAGGAAAGATGATGGAACACCCACTCAAGACTTAATAAGATTCGAGGCATGCATGGAAGCTATAAAAGAAAGGTGCCCAGATGTAATCATTCAACCGTCAACTGGTGGAGCAGTAGGGATGAGTAACACAGAAAGATTACAACCTATAAATCTTAGACCAGAAATGGCAACTTTAGATGCAGGAACTTGTAATTTTGGTGGAGATGACATATTTGTAAATACTGAAAATACAATTAAAGAATTTGGAGAAAGGATGATTGAATCTGGCGTAAAACCGGAAATTGAGGTTTTTGATAAGGGAATGGTAGACATGGCTATAAGGCTTCAAAAGAAAGGTTTTATTAAAACACCAATGCATTTTAATTTTGTTATGGGTGTAAATGGTGGGATTAATGCATCACCAAGAGATCTATTATTTATGCAAGAAAGTATACCAGCGGGGAGTACTTTCACAGTATCAGGAATTGGGAGATATGAGTTTCAAATGGTAGCTATGGCTATTATTATGGGTGGGCATGTAAGAGTTGGATTTGAAGATAATGTATATATTGAAAAGGGTGTCCCAGCTAAATCAAATGCAGAATTAGTAGAAAGAGTAGTTAGAATTGCGAAGGATCTTAGTAGAGAAATTGCAACTCCACATGAAGCAAGAAAAATACTAGGTTTATTGCCTTAA
- the atoD gene encoding acetate CoA-transferase subunit alpha → MNKVVELEQIRPLLKDGMSIMIGGFLACGTPEKIIDLLVETNVKNLTIIANDTSYVDRGIGKLIVNGQVKRLIASHIGTNAETGRLMTEKKIEVELVPQGTLIERIRAAGAGLGGVLTPTGVGTMIEDGKQKITIEGKKYLLETPIKADLALVYASVVDEIGNAIYYGTTKNFNPIIATAAEIVIIEAKKIVKVGDLDPNNIVTPCVLVDYIIREDN, encoded by the coding sequence GTGAATAAAGTTGTAGAGTTAGAACAAATTAGACCTCTACTTAAAGACGGAATGTCAATAATGATAGGTGGGTTTTTAGCTTGTGGAACACCAGAAAAGATTATAGATTTATTAGTAGAAACAAATGTCAAAAATTTAACTATAATTGCAAATGATACAAGTTATGTAGATAGAGGTATAGGAAAACTTATAGTAAATGGTCAAGTTAAAAGACTTATAGCTTCACATATTGGAACAAATGCAGAAACAGGAAGGCTTATGACAGAGAAAAAAATAGAAGTAGAACTTGTGCCACAAGGAACGCTAATTGAAAGAATAAGAGCAGCTGGAGCTGGACTTGGTGGAGTGCTTACGCCAACTGGAGTTGGTACTATGATAGAGGATGGAAAACAAAAAATTACTATAGAAGGAAAGAAATATCTATTAGAGACTCCAATTAAAGCAGATTTAGCACTTGTTTATGCAAGTGTGGTAGATGAAATTGGTAATGCAATTTATTATGGAACAACAAAAAACTTTAATCCAATTATAGCTACTGCTGCAGAAATTGTAATAATTGAAGCTAAAAAGATTGTTAAAGTTGGGGATCTTGATCCAAACAATATTGTTACTCCATGCGTACTGGTTGATTATATTATTAGGGAGGATAACTAA
- a CDS encoding 3-oxoacid CoA-transferase subunit B: MGIDSKLAKQIIAKRIGKELKNGQLVNLGIGLPTLVTNYIPEGVHVTLQSENGMIGMGATPVEGNKDVINAGGQFTSILPGGAFFDSAMSFTLIRGGHVDITVLGALEVDQEGNLANWIVPGKMVPGMGGAMDLVVGAKKVIIAMQHTAKGIPKILKKCTLPLTAKAQVNLIVTELAVMEVTDNGLVLIEINKDTTVEEVKSLTEAELIISDDLKIMDI, from the coding sequence ATGGGTATAGATAGTAAACTTGCAAAACAAATTATTGCAAAAAGAATTGGTAAAGAGTTAAAAAATGGACAACTTGTAAATTTGGGTATAGGTCTTCCAACATTAGTTACAAATTATATCCCAGAAGGTGTACATGTTACTCTTCAATCAGAAAATGGGATGATTGGTATGGGTGCGACTCCAGTTGAGGGAAACAAAGATGTAATTAATGCAGGAGGTCAATTCACTTCAATACTTCCAGGTGGGGCATTCTTTGATAGTGCGATGTCTTTTACTTTAATAAGAGGTGGACACGTTGATATAACTGTCCTTGGAGCATTAGAAGTGGATCAAGAAGGTAACTTAGCTAACTGGATTGTACCGGGTAAAATGGTTCCGGGCATGGGTGGTGCTATGGATCTAGTAGTAGGGGCTAAAAAGGTTATTATTGCAATGCAACATACAGCAAAAGGGATTCCTAAAATATTAAAGAAGTGTACGTTACCTTTAACAGCGAAAGCACAAGTTAACCTTATAGTTACAGAACTTGCAGTAATGGAAGTTACAGATAATGGGCTTGTACTTATTGAAATTAATAAAGATACAACAGTTGAAGAAGTTAAATCACTTACTGAGGCTGAATTGATTATATCAGATGACTTGAAAATAATGGATATATAA
- a CDS encoding zinc-binding alcohol dehydrogenase family protein, whose product MKKGCKYGTHRVIQPIGVMPQPAAKISNDMNIYDNEILIDVHALNIDSASFTQIDEEAGHDIEKIKAKIIEIVAERGKMQNPVTGSGGMLIGTVEKIGEALDGKIDLKVGDKISTLVSLSLTPLKIDEIIDIKPDIDRVVIKGKAILFESGLYAKLPKDMDENLALAALDVAGAAAQVAKLVKPGQSVLLLGAAGKSGMLCSYEAVKRVGPTGNVIGLVRNEEEKTRLKRLGLKMKIVICDARAAIDVMNATLECNNGCEVDVAINMVNVTNTEMSTILPVKDEGVVYFFSMSTSFTKAALGAEGVGKDITMIVGNGYTKGHAEITLEELRENETLREIFEELYV is encoded by the coding sequence ATGAAAAAAGGATGTAAATACGGAACACACAGGGTAATTCAACCAATAGGTGTTATGCCACAGCCAGCAGCAAAAATCTCAAATGATATGAATATATACGATAATGAAATTTTAATAGATGTTCATGCTTTAAATATAGATTCAGCTAGCTTTACCCAAATAGATGAAGAAGCTGGACATGACATCGAAAAAATAAAAGCTAAAATCATTGAGATTGTTGCAGAAAGAGGAAAAATGCAAAATCCAGTAACTGGATCAGGTGGAATGCTTATTGGAACAGTCGAAAAAATAGGTGAAGCATTAGATGGAAAAATAGATCTTAAAGTTGGAGACAAAATATCCACATTAGTTTCATTATCGTTAACTCCTTTAAAAATAGATGAAATTATAGATATTAAACCGGACATAGATAGAGTTGTGATAAAAGGAAAAGCTATTTTGTTTGAAAGTGGATTATATGCAAAACTTCCAAAAGATATGGATGAAAATTTAGCATTAGCAGCATTAGACGTTGCAGGGGCAGCAGCTCAAGTTGCTAAACTTGTTAAACCAGGCCAATCAGTTCTTTTACTTGGTGCTGCAGGTAAATCGGGAATGCTTTGCTCTTATGAAGCGGTTAAGAGGGTAGGACCAACAGGAAATGTTATTGGACTTGTAAGAAACGAGGAAGAAAAAACGAGATTGAAAAGACTTGGCTTAAAAATGAAAATAGTTATTTGTGATGCTAGAGCTGCTATTGATGTAATGAATGCTACTTTGGAGTGCAACAATGGGTGTGAAGTGGATGTTGCAATTAATATGGTAAACGTTACCAATACTGAAATGTCAACAATACTGCCTGTAAAAGATGAGGGAGTAGTTTACTTCTTCTCTATGTCTACAAGCTTTACAAAAGCAGCACTTGGAGCTGAAGGAGTAGGTAAAGATATTACCATGATTGTAGGAAATGGATACACTAAAGGACATGCTGAAATAACGCTTGAAGAATTAAGAGAAAATGAGACATTAAGAGAAATATTCGAGGAATTATATGTTTAA
- the ablA gene encoding lysine 2,3-aminomutase → MRVNRRVELFKDVTDQQWNDWKWQVENRIETVDELKKYIPLTEDEEEGARQCLQTLRMAITPYYLSLIDINDPNDPIRKQAIPTALELHKAHADLLDPLHEDTDSPVPGLTHRYPDRVLLLITDQCSMYCRHCTRRRFAGHSDSDLPMARIDKAIEYIRNTVQVRDVLLSGGDCLLVDDDKLEYIIERLRDIPHVEIIRLGSRVPVVLPQRITPKLVNMLKKYHPIWLNTHFNHPNEITQEAKLACARLADAGIPLGNQSVLLRGVNDCTHVMMDLVHELVKIRVRPYYIYQCDLSMGLEHFRTPVSKGIEIIEALRGHTSGFCVPTFVVDAPGGGGKTPVMPSYVISQSPEKVVLRNFEGVITTYEQPTSYTSGCHCEVCEGVKKVHKVGVAGLLNNQQMSMEPVGLERNLRGHHE, encoded by the coding sequence ATGAGAGTTAATAGAAGAGTCGAACTATTTAAAGATGTAACAGATCAGCAATGGAATGATTGGAAATGGCAAGTTGAAAATAGAATTGAGACTGTGGATGAACTTAAAAAATATATACCACTAACAGAAGATGAGGAGGAGGGAGCAAGGCAATGTTTACAAACATTAAGAATGGCAATAACTCCTTATTATCTTTCTTTAATAGATATAAATGATCCAAATGATCCAATAAGAAAACAGGCTATACCAACAGCACTTGAATTACACAAGGCCCACGCTGATTTACTTGACCCACTACATGAAGATACGGATTCTCCAGTGCCGGGGCTTACTCATAGGTACCCAGATAGAGTATTACTATTAATAACTGATCAGTGTTCAATGTATTGCAGGCACTGTACAAGAAGAAGATTTGCAGGGCATAGCGATAGTGACCTGCCAATGGCAAGAATAGATAAAGCAATTGAATATATCAGAAATACGGTTCAAGTTAGAGACGTATTATTATCAGGTGGAGATTGCCTACTTGTTGATGATGACAAATTAGAATATATAATCGAAAGATTAAGGGATATCCCCCATGTTGAAATAATAAGACTGGGTTCAAGAGTACCTGTAGTTCTTCCACAAAGAATTACGCCAAAATTAGTTAATATGTTAAAGAAATATCACCCAATTTGGTTAAATACTCATTTTAATCATCCAAATGAAATTACGCAGGAAGCAAAACTTGCTTGCGCGAGACTTGCAGATGCAGGGATACCTCTTGGAAATCAATCAGTTCTTTTAAGAGGAGTTAACGACTGTACACATGTGATGATGGATTTAGTTCATGAGCTTGTTAAAATTAGGGTTCGTCCATATTACATTTATCAATGCGACCTTTCAATGGGACTTGAACACTTTAGAACACCAGTATCTAAAGGAATAGAAATTATTGAAGCTTTAAGAGGGCATACTTCAGGATTCTGTGTGCCAACATTTGTTGTTGATGCTCCAGGCGGTGGTGGAAAAACTCCGGTAATGCCAAGCTATGTTATATCTCAAAGTCCTGAAAAAGTAGTACTCAGAAACTTTGAGGGTGTTATAACTACTTATGAACAACCAACTAGCTATACTTCAGGTTGCCATTGTGAAGTATGCGAAGGAGTCAAAAAGGTTCACAAAGTGGGAGTAGCTGGATTATTAAATAATCAACAAATGTCAATGGAACCAGTTGGACTTGAGAGAAACTTAAGAGGACACCACGAGTAA